Part of the Bacteroides acidifaciens genome, TAGCTTCCAGTATTTGCGATTGTAAATCTGTCCGCCACCGGGGAATACGACGGCAAGCCAGGTCGCTTTGGTGGGATTCGGGATAAATATCTTCTTGTTGATATCCTGTGCAGGTGGAACACTGTCTGCCTTGACAACGATAGATGCCGGCTGTTCTATCTTTTTCAGTTCTTTCTTGTTGACCGCATCCAGACTGTCTGCTATCTGTATCTTGGCTGCCGACAAGCTATCAACGGACGGAAGTTCCTTGGAGGGTATGATCCGGATGGAATCTTTCTTGAGCGAATCCTGTGCCGCCGGTTCACGATGCCTTCGTGCACGGGCTTTCGGTGCTTCCCGTTGCATGATAGTTGTGTCTTTTTGCACTGGAGTTACAGTGGATTGTGCATACACATCAATCCCTGCCACCTGGAAAAAACAGAGAAGCAGGGTGATGACGAGTGACTGATATTTCTTACTTTTTCTAGTCATTTATTTCTTTAGCGTGTCGAAGATTTCCATGATACGTTCCAATTCCTCTTCGTTGCTGAAAGGAATGCTGATTTTTCCTTTTCCTTTTTCGGAGCAGGTGAGTTGTACCTTGGTATTGAAAAAGCCTGTGAGTTGTTGCTTCAGCAAGTTGAACTCTTCCGGAAGTTTGGCACGTTTCGGGGTTATTTTCCGCGTACCGCTTTTCACAGCTTCTCCTTCGCTTAATGATTTAACAATTTCTTCTACTTTGCGGACTGAATATCCGTGTTCTTGTATCTCTTCAAATATTTTAACTTGTAGTTTGGGATCGCCCAGTGAAATAAGTGCACGTGCATGTCCCATGTCTAACTGTTTGTTTTGTAAAGCCATCTGTATGGGAGCCGGCAATTTCAGCAGGCGCAGGTAGTTGGCGATTGTTGTCCGGTTTTTGCCGATACGTTCGCTCAGGCGTTCCTGTGTCAGTTCGTACTGGTCGAGCAGGTGCTGGTAGGCAAGTGCGATTTCTACGGCATTCAAGTCTTCGCGCTGGATATTTTCAATCAGCGCCATTTCCATCATGTTTTCGTCGTCGGCTGTACGGATATATGCGGGAATTGTTTTCAGCCCTGCTTTTTGCGAAGCACGATAGCGACGCTCTCCGGCGATGATTTGATATTCGTCGTCCGACACTTTACGTAAAGTAATAGGTTGGATAATTCCGATTTCAGCAATCGAATCAGCCAGTTCCTGCAATGCCGTTTCGTCAAACTCACGGCGGGGCTGGTTGGGATTGACGGCAATCTTCGCCAACTCTATTTCATTAATGGAAGAAGAACCTTCGGTTTTCACATCATCCATTGAGAGCAAGGCGTCAAGTCCGCGTCCTAATGCATTTCTTCTTTGTGTTGCCATATCTTCTTCTTTTATTTATTTCGGTTGATAATCTCTTTAGCAAGAGCCAGGTGATTCTTGGCACCGGTAGAGTCCGCATCGTAAAGGATAGTCGGGATACCGTAGCTGGGAGCCTCGCTCAGTTTGACATTCCGTTGAACAACGGTGTTGAACACCAGTTCTTGAAAGTGTCTTTTCACTTCGTCGTAGATTTGATTCGCCTGACGCAGGCGTGAATCGTACATCGTGAGTAGGAAACCTTCGATTTCCAAGGCTGGATTCAGTTTCGATTTGATGATTTTAATGGTGTTCAGCAACTTGCTGATACCCTCGAGAGCAAAATATTCGGCTTGTACGGGGATAATCACAGAGTCGGCTGCTGTCAGGGCATTGATAGTAATGAGTCCCAATGAAGGCGAACAGTCTATCAGTATATAGTCATATTCTTTCTTCAAAGGTGTGAGCACTTCTTTCAGAATCTTTTCGCGGTTTGGGAGGTTCAACATTTCAATCTCTGCTCCTACAAGATTGATGTGCGAAGAGATTACTTTTAAAGAATCAATTTCAGTGTCGAGGATAGCGTCCTGTACGTTGGCTCTTTCAATAATGCATTCATAGATAGTGCATTCCGACTGCTTAATATCTACTCCCAGGCCGGAAGAGGCATTAGCTTGCGGGTCGGCATCTATCACGAGTACCTTTTTTTCGAGTGTAGCAAGCGAAGCTGCGAGGTTAATCGTAGTCGTTGTCTTTCCTACACCACCTTTTTGATTGGCCAAAGCAATAATTTTTCCCATATTCTCTAAATTTATTGGCAGCGAAATAAGTGATAAATCCTTAGAGCGCCTACGAAAAAAGAGAAACTTTGCAATTTCTGTTGATAAGTCACCTGTTTTGTTAATAACTGTCGGACGAAACAGCTACAAAAAACTGCCAGGTTCTTCATCTACTATTCTCTTTCTGAGCTTGCAAATATACATATTTATATTGGATATTTATTTCTTTTTTTGCTCGCTTGCAGAAGATTAAGATTTGTAAACGGGTAAGGGCAGGGTAGGGGAGTTACTTTTTCATCTGGAGGAAAGTGGGTTTGGCGGTACGGCTTCTTTTTGTTACTTTTGTGCGAATATTAAAAAGGAAAGGATTGAATATATGGAAAATGAAAAGCCGTTGATTCTTGTTTCGAATGATGATGGCGTGATGGCTAAGGGTATCAATGAATTAGTGAAGTTCCTTCGTCCGCTGGGAGAAATCGTTGTAATGGCACCCGATTCACCGCGTTCGGGCAGTGGTTGTGCGCTGACGGTGACTCAGCCTGTTCATTATCAACAGGTCAGGAAGGAGGTTGGACTGACTGTATATAAATGTTCGGGAACACCTACCGATTGTATTAAGTTGGCACGCAACACGGTACTCGACCGGACACCGGATTTGGTGATTGGCGGTATTAACCACGGGGATAATTCGGCTACGAATGTACATTATTCCGGCACGATGGGAGTGGTGATTGAAGGTTGTGTGAATGGAATCCCTTCTATTGGCTTCTCTTTGTGTAACCACGAACCGGATGCCGATTTTGACGCTGCCGGTCCTTATATCCGTAATATCGCCGCAATGGTATTGG contains:
- a CDS encoding DUF5683 domain-containing protein — protein: MTRKSKKYQSLVITLLLCFFQVAGIDVYAQSTVTPVQKDTTIMQREAPKARARRHREPAAQDSLKKDSIRIIPSKELPSVDSLSAAKIQIADSLDAVNKKELKKIEQPASIVVKADSVPPAQDINKKIFIPNPTKATWLAVVFPGGGQIYNRKYWKLPIIYGGFAGCAYALSWNGKMYKDYSQAYLDIMDSNPNTKSYEDLLPPNATYNEEQLKNTLKRRKDMFRRYRDLSIFAFIGVYLISIIDAYVDAELSNFDITPDLSMKVEPAVIDNNNQFRSSSLKSKSVGLQCVLRF
- the surE gene encoding 5'/3'-nucleotidase SurE, which translates into the protein MENEKPLILVSNDDGVMAKGINELVKFLRPLGEIVVMAPDSPRSGSGCALTVTQPVHYQQVRKEVGLTVYKCSGTPTDCIKLARNTVLDRTPDLVIGGINHGDNSATNVHYSGTMGVVIEGCVNGIPSIGFSLCNHEPDADFDAAGPYIRNIAAMVLEKGLPPLTCLNVNFPNTADIKGVKVCEQAKGCWTNEWVACPRPTDPNYFWLTGEFTDHESENEKNDHWALANGYVAITPTIVDVTAYDFIDELNKWFN
- a CDS encoding ParA family protein yields the protein MGKIIALANQKGGVGKTTTTINLAASLATLEKKVLVIDADPQANASSGLGVDIKQSECTIYECIIERANVQDAILDTEIDSLKVISSHINLVGAEIEMLNLPNREKILKEVLTPLKKEYDYILIDCSPSLGLITINALTAADSVIIPVQAEYFALEGISKLLNTIKIIKSKLNPALEIEGFLLTMYDSRLRQANQIYDEVKRHFQELVFNTVVQRNVKLSEAPSYGIPTILYDADSTGAKNHLALAKEIINRNK
- a CDS encoding ParB/RepB/Spo0J family partition protein; this translates as MATQRRNALGRGLDALLSMDDVKTEGSSSINEIELAKIAVNPNQPRREFDETALQELADSIAEIGIIQPITLRKVSDDEYQIIAGERRYRASQKAGLKTIPAYIRTADDENMMEMALIENIQREDLNAVEIALAYQHLLDQYELTQERLSERIGKNRTTIANYLRLLKLPAPIQMALQNKQLDMGHARALISLGDPKLQVKIFEEIQEHGYSVRKVEEIVKSLSEGEAVKSGTRKITPKRAKLPEEFNLLKQQLTGFFNTKVQLTCSEKGKGKISIPFSNEEELERIMEIFDTLKK